In a single window of the Eshraghiella crossota genome:
- a CDS encoding helix-turn-helix transcriptional regulator produces the protein MYINSGYHNHSLIDFKDKSRPLIVGSCGTYRLSSHPKLPTYRPKGRLDFQIIYIAAGRAHFHFDNADDDTIVTAGNIVLYRPKEFQKYEYYGIDKTEVYWVHFTGSDVNNILRNYGFPNDQHIFHIGTSLEYERIFKRIILELQRCQDDYEEMLTLLLRHLLIIFHRELTRKHVLKNEYLDHEMDTAASYFDENYNRDINIEEYAISRGMSVSWFIRNFKKFTGTTPMQFITSIRITNSQMLLETTNYAVNEIARIVGYDNPLYFSRLFHKQKGCSPSEYRKLLK, from the coding sequence ATGTATATAAATTCCGGTTATCACAACCACTCCCTTATCGACTTCAAAGACAAAAGCCGACCACTTATTGTAGGAAGCTGTGGCACCTATCGCCTATCCTCACACCCAAAGCTTCCAACTTATCGTCCCAAAGGAAGACTTGACTTTCAAATCATCTATATAGCAGCCGGACGAGCTCATTTTCATTTTGACAACGCAGATGACGATACTATCGTTACAGCAGGAAACATAGTACTTTACCGCCCCAAGGAATTCCAGAAATATGAATACTATGGCATTGATAAAACAGAAGTTTACTGGGTGCATTTTACCGGAAGTGATGTAAATAACATTTTAAGAAATTATGGTTTCCCGAATGACCAGCATATCTTCCATATTGGAACATCTCTGGAATACGAACGTATTTTTAAACGCATTATTTTAGAATTGCAAAGATGTCAGGATGATTACGAAGAAATGCTGACACTACTGCTACGCCATTTACTGATCATTTTTCACCGGGAGCTTACTCGTAAACATGTACTAAAAAACGAATACCTCGATCATGAAATGGACACTGCAGCGTCCTATTTTGACGAAAACTATAACCGTGATATCAACATCGAAGAATATGCTATTTCCAGAGGAATGAGTGTCAGTTGGTTTATTCGGAATTTCAAAAAATTTACCGGTACAACACCTATGCAGTTCATCACCTCCATCCGAATCACTAATTCCCAGATGTTATTGGAAACCACAAATTACGCCGTAAATGAAATTGCACGCATTGTCGGTTATGATAACCCACTGTATTTTAGCCGACTGTTTCATAAACAAAAAGGCTGTTCACCATCTGAATATCGAAAACTTTTAAAATGA
- a CDS encoding DUF896 domain-containing protein: MTMEEKIARINELYHKSKETGLTEEEKEEQGRLRWDYINSIKAGIGAHLDNMSIKYPDGTIKKVKKTNIIQDK; encoded by the coding sequence ATGACAATGGAAGAAAAAATAGCAAGAATTAATGAATTATATCATAAATCCAAAGAAACAGGGCTTACTGAAGAAGAAAAAGAAGAACAAGGTAGATTAAGATGGGATTATATTAACAGCATTAAGGCAGGAATCGGAGCACACCTTGATAATATGTCAATTAAGTATCCTGACGGAACCATTAAAAAGGTTAAGAAGACAAATATTATCCAAGATAAATAA